The following coding sequences are from one Carassius auratus strain Wakin chromosome 15, ASM336829v1, whole genome shotgun sequence window:
- the rrp8 gene encoding ribosomal RNA-processing protein 8 encodes MFDEEEWTDSPLPDGSSHSVKMPPASGKDKVVRKQSLLRTLQTLGSVPDWGAGDVSEDSEEEKDASTNVTVKTAKRKRCKKRKRTSNAENEAKQQDKGDSSEPPVNKKKKPVKKTVKETKSKVSQESRNDKTDKGVGPQLEKTESQAENKLSRKQWKNKMKNKRRSKNKYLPKTTGVDHAIANEEPLLPTKDVKESKKVKKHDKASKKTEKAHKTNGISSITDNAQNSQDSKTDELPNTETRIVDDSRSNDTVSHKVEEKGKTSKMSKWHAEKLRRILKSQFPDASNKASEELEEPKETTVSLKGDEEHAAPDPSTALRTKMEKQLEAARFRYINELLYTSTSGEAKRMFEQDPEAIAIYHKGYTTQVQYWPKNPVDSIISYISKKPASLVVADFGCGDCKIARSVKNKVHSFDLAPVCDLATKCDMAKVPLRDCTVDIAVFCLSLMGTNLGDFLAEANRVLVMGGVLKIAEVASRFENERSFVSALSSLGFKLVHKDTENSHFYSFEFIKTGKALGNAKKVSLQLKPCLYKKR; translated from the exons ATGTTTGATGAAGAGGAATGGACTGATTCTCCATTACCAGATGGATCATCTCACTCTGTTAAGATGCCTCCTGCCTCTGGCAAG GACAAGGTTGTGCGTAAACAAAGTCTTTTGAGAACCCTGCAAACATTGGGTTCAGTTCCAGACTGGGGAGCTGGGGATGTTTCTGAGGATAGTGAAGAGGAGAAGGACGCCTCCACTAACGTTACAGTCAAGACAGCAAAAAGGAAAAGGTGTAAAAAGCGTAAAAGAACATctaatgctgaaaatgaagcGAAGCAGCAGGATAAAGGGGATTCATCTGAACCACCTGTGAATAAGAAGAAGAAGCCAGTGAAGAAGACCGTTAAAGAAACAA AATCTAAGGTGTCACAAGAGTCCAGAAATGATAAGACCGACAAAGGAGTCGGGCCTCAGTTGGAGAAAACTGAAAGTCAAGCAGAAAACAAGCTGAGCAGAAAGCAGTGGAAGAACAAGATGAAAAACAAACGAAGGTCCAAGAACAAATATCTTCCAAAGACGACAGGTGTTGATCATGCCATTGCAAATGAGGAACCATTGCTTCCAACTAAGGATGTCAAAGAATCCAAGAAAGTGAAGAAACATGACAAGGCATCCAAAAAAACGGAGAAAGCTCATAAAACGAATGGTATTTCTTCCATCACGGACAATGCTCAAAACAGCCAAGACTCTAAAACAGATGAATTGCCCAACACAGAAACTAGAATAGTAGATGACTCCCGAAGTAACGATACAGTCTCACATAAAGTGGAAGAGAAAGGGAAAACTTCAAAAATGAGTAAATGGCATGCAGAGAAATTGCGTCGCATTTTAAAGTCGCAGTTTCCTGATGCCAGTAATAAAGCCTCAGAGGAACTGGAAGAACCCAAAGAGACAACAGTAAGTTTGAAGGGCGATGAAGAGCATGCGGCTCCTGACCCCTCGACTGCTTTAAGGACGAAGATGGAGAAGCAGTTAGAAGCCGCTAGATTCCGCTACATCAATGAGCTGCTTTACACGTCGACCAGCGGTGAGGCCAAACGCATGTTTGAGCAGGACCCAGAGGCCATAGCAATTTACCACAAGGGCTACACGACACAAGTTCAGTACTGGCCTAAAAACCCTGTGGATTCAATCATTTCCTATATTAGTAAAAA aCCAGCTTCTTTAGTTGTTGCTGACTTCGGCTGTGGAGACTGTAAAATTGCTCGGAGTGTAAAGAATAAAGTACATTCTTTTGATCTGGCTCCGGTTTGTGATCTTGCCACTAAATGTGACATGGCAAAA GTGCCGCTTCGTGATTGTACTGTAGATATTGctgttttctgtctttctctgatGGGGACAAATCTGGGAGACTTTTTGGCAGAAGCAAACAGAGTCCTGGTGATGGG GGGTGTTCTTAAAATTGCTGAAGTGGCCAGCAGATTTGAAAACGAGCGTTCGTTCGTTAGTGCATTGTCAAGTCTGGGCTTCAAGTTAGTCCATAAG gaCACAGAAAACAGTCACTTCTACTCGTTTGAATTCATAAAGACAGGAAAAGCACTTGGGAACGCGAAGAAAGTCAGCCTTCAACTTAAACCTTGTCTGTACAAGAAACGATAA
- the med29 gene encoding mediator of RNA polymerase II transcription subunit 29, which yields MASQQMVGNSAQMGVQQAAVLQSQQQQQLSQQQDFDPVHRFKMLIPLLKDSLQNVMTVASLNFGHNAVIDNGLNTTEKGNDAAVQRFDKSLEEFYALCDQLELCLRLAHECLSQSIDSTKHSPNLVPTATKPDTVQTESLSYSQYLSMIKSQISCAKDIHNALLECSKKIAGKGQGACN from the exons ATGGCGTCGCAGCAGATGGTCGGTAACAGTGCTCAGATGGGCGTTCAGCAAGCGGCTGTTTTACAGtctcaacagcagcagcagctcagTCAACAACAGGATTTCGATCCCGTTCACAGATTCAAAATGCTGATTCCTCTGCTCAAAGATAGTTTACAG AACGTAATGACCGTTGCTTCACTTAATTTTGGACACAATGCAGTTATTGACAACGGCTTAAACACAACCGA GAAGGGTAATGATGCAGCAGTTCAGCGATTTGACAAAAGTTTAGAGGAGTTTTATGCTCTCTGTGATCAACTGGAGCTCTGCCTG cgGCTGGCCCACGAGTGCCTATCGCAGAGCATCGACAGCACAAAGCACTCTCCAAATCTCGTACCTACAGCCACCAAACCGGACACAGTGCAGACAGAGTCTCTGTCTTACTCTCAGTATCTCAGTATGATCAAATCACAGATCTCATGTgctaaagacattcataatgctCTCTTAGAGTGTTCAAAGAAGATCGCTGGGAAGGGTCAAGGAGCTTGTAATTAG